The Streptomyces puniciscabiei genomic interval CGGCCCGCCGGGGCGCAGCCGCACGGAGGCGGCGGTGGTGTCGGCCGGGGAGGACAGCAAGTCCTTGGGGTACACGGTCAGTTCGTGCGACACCGACGTCTTCGGCACGTCCGTCGCGGTGAGTGTCATACGGTCGCCGCGCGCGGTGATCTCCCGCCAGCCGGGTCCGCCGCCGGTCCCCGCGCTGTGGAAGCCCAGGGTCACGGTGGCGCCCCGGGGGAGCGGGGCGGTCAGCCGGCACTCCACACGGAGGGTGTGCAGCCCGGCCTGGCCGGGACGCAGCCGCGCCGTGGCGCCGGCGGCGGTCAGGGGGGCCGTACGGCCGTCCACGGTGAGCCTGCTGTCCTCGGCGGCCCGCGCACACCGCTGCCGGGCCCACTCGCCCGTGCCCAGCCGCTCGAGGTCGGGCCCGGCCTGGGTGGCCGGGATCTCGGCGAGGTCCTCCACATGGTCGACGCGGAGCTGTCCGGGAGCGGCGACCAGGCCGTCGTAGCGGTTGACGGTGAAGTTCCCGAGCGGATGGGCGCTCGCCGTGCCGGCCGGCAGCAGCGCGAGCGCGCACCCGGCGAGGAACAGGAGGGGCAGGCGCAGGGACGAGGGACGCAGTTTCACTTCGCCGCCCCCAGGGCCTTGCGGGCCTCGGCCGCGCCGAGCGGGGAGAAGCCGGGGTTCAGGCGCAGGGCCGAGGTGAGGGAGGCACGGCCGGCCGCGCGGTGGCCCGTGGCCAGCTCGATCATGCCGCGGTGGTAGAGGAAGGCGGCGTTGCGGTATCCGGTGGCGGTGGCCCGGCGGGCGTACGGCAGCGCCTCGGCGTCCCGGCCGTTCGCGTGCAGCGCCCAGGCCAGCGCGTCCGCGGTGTGCACGGTGTGCCGGCGGGCCCATTCGGCGCGCGCCGCGCGCAGGGCGGCCGCCTTGTCGCCGTGGTCGGCGGCGGCCAGCGCGGTGTCCAGGTCGGCGTTGACGCCGTTGGCCCGGGCCAGCGCGATCCACGCGTCCACGAGGGCGTACTGCCGTCGCGCCCTGGCCCGGTCGCCGGCCGCGCCCCGCGCCTCGTACAGCTCGCCCAGTTCGACGAGCGGGCCCGGCAGCGGATACCTGGACACCACCGTCTCCATCCCCTTGATCGCCGATGCGCGGTCGCCGCTCGCCGCCTGCGCCCTGGCCCGGCCCTCCAGCGCCGGCAGATAGGTGTCGTCGGCGGCGAGAGCACGGGCGTAGTAGGTGAGGGCTGTCCTGTAGTCGCCCTGGTTCCAGGCAAGTTGGCCGAGCTGGGCGGCCACGTACGCGGTGTCGCCGGGTGACGTGGCACCCGCCAGCGCCTGTTCGAGGACCCGGCGTGCGGTCGCCACGTCACCCCGTAGTTCGTGCACATACGCGTACCGTGTGAAGACCGGCACTCCCGGCTTGCGCGCGTCGGCGGTCCCGGCGGCCTTCGACGCCTGGGCGTACTGGCCGAGTTCGACCAGGGCGTCGACCCGTGAGGACAGCGCGCGCTCGCTGTACGGGTTCTGCCGCAGCGCCCGGTCCGCGTAGGTCAGGGCGTCCTTGAAGTCGTGCCGGGCGGCGGCGAGGGCGGCCTGGCCGGCCAGCGCCTGGTCGTTGCCCGGGGCCAGCGCGAGGGACCGCCGCAGCGCCTTGTCCGCCTGCGGGTACCGGGAGGGGTCGCCCTTGGTCCGCGCCTGCTCGACGTAGGCCAGGCCCAGCGTGGCCCAGCTCCCGGAGTCCTTCGGCTGGGTGCGCAGGTGCGCCTGGAGGGTGGCGATGCCCGCGTCCAGGTCACCGCCGCCGAGCGCGCCGGGGTCCACGGCGGTGGAGGCGGCCGGCACGGTGGCGGGCGCCGGGCCGGCCCCGAGGGCGATGGCCCCGCCGGTCAGCGCGACGGCCAGCAGAGCGGCGCAGCCGGCGAGTTGCGCGGTCCGCCAGCGCCGCCCCGCAGCAGCGAACCGCCGAACGGCGGCCACCCGCTGGTCGGGGCCGACGTCCGAGGCCGATTCCGAGGGTTCTTCGGCCGCCACCGTCGGGCCGGCTGCCAGTACCGGCTCGGTTGCCACCGTCGGGCCGGTTGCCGGTGTCGGTTCGGTTGCCACCGTCGGCGCGGTGGCCGGTGTCGGTTCGGTTGCCACCGTGGGCCCGGCTGCCGGTGTCGGTTCGGTTGCCACCGTCGGCGCGGTGGCCAGTGTCGGCCCGCCGCCCGCCGCTGGCCCGCCGCCCGCCGCTGGCCCGCCGCCCGCCGCCGGCCCGCCGCCCGTCGTCGGCCCGCCGCTGTCCTTCTGCCCGTCCATGTCCTCGTCCTGTCCGCGCGGGCCCATGCCGTCTCCTGCGTCCGTCTGTCGTAAGGGAGGCGCGGCCCGCCGTGGGGGAGGGGAAGGTACGGGCCGCGCCGGTATGGGGTGGGTGGGGATCAGTAGGGGCGCCGGATGCGCCGGCGCCACCAGCCGACGGCGGTGCCGAGGAGCAGGATCCCGGCAGCGCCCGACGCCGCCGACGCGGCGATCAGCACGGTGTTGTCCGAGCCGCCGGCGGAGGACCCGGCCGGTTGCAGGGCGTCACCCAGCTGGCTGCGCACGTCCGTGCCCGCGGTCGTGCCCTTGGCGAGCGGGCCGCGCGAGCCGGAGGTGGGCTCGGCGACGTACGGGAAGTACTTCTCGAAGCCCTTGTCGTTCTTGTCCACCGCGTCGCCCAAGTCGTTCTTCGAGCCGACCAGTTCGCCCTCGACGACCTGCAACGCCTCGTCGATCACGTCATCGGTGAGCCGGCGCCCGTTCGGGAAGCCCGCGTTGTCGCCATCGAGCACGCCGAGACGCTTGGGGTGCATGGCCGGCTTGACGGAGGTGTTCAGGCGCAGTTCCTCCGAAGCGCGCACGTTCGGGGGCTGGTTGAGGCCCTTGACGCCCTTCAGGAAGACGTCGACCAGGTCGTTGCGGGGCTCGCTGGGGGCCTTGATCTTGTAGATCGACTCGATGAGCTTCGGGAGCTCGGGGTTGGTGACGTTCTTCAGGAACTGGGCGTCGTACGCGGGCTGGGAGGCGTTGAACCTGTCCTTGTCCTTCTGCGGGTTGACGACCTCGTTGACCAGCGGGTTGCCCAGGCGCGAGACCTGGGTGTAGTACCCCTGCGCGTTGCGGCGCTGGGTGGTGGACCAGATGCCGACGATCGGCTGCCCGGCCGACTCGCGGATCAGGTCGTTGGGCACCTGCAGGGCGATGGTGTTGACGTTGTAGCCCTTGAGGGTGTCCCGGCCGACCTCGCTGAGGTTGCCGCCGTAGAGCAGGTCGAAGACGCGCAGGTCCGCGAAGAACGGGTCGTCCGCCTGTCCGGCGAAGGTCGCGGCACCCCCCGGCGTCTTGTAGACGGCCTGCGCGCGCAGCTTGCCGTAGTCCGGCATGGACGCCTTGCCGACGTCCGAGGGCGCCACCGGCACGTTGTCCGCGAGCCGCGTCCTCGACATCACGTGGTCGTTCTTGAGCCGGAGCAGATCGATGTCGTACGTCTGCGTGATGTTGAGGTCGGGGTCGTCGAGGCTGGTGACCGGGCCGGTGTTGTAGAGGAACGTGTTCCCGTTCTTCGTATGCGTCTTGAAGGTGTAGCGGAAGACCATGTCGTCCCGCGCGTCACCGTTGCTGTCGATGTGCAGGTCGTACTGCGCGTCGTCGGCGAACGTGTAGAAGTTCGGCCCGCCCGCGGGCTCCTCGAACGGGATCCAGTTCGCCACGATCGTCGTGGTGTCGGGCTTGTCCGGGCTGACGAACGCGTACAGGTCGGTGTTGTCGTACTGCGGGGTCCCCGAGATCAGCGGGGCCTCCCGGTGGGAGGAGGCGGAGGCCGCCCCCGGTGCCAGCGCGGCGGCGCCGGCGGCGGTGAGCCCTCCGGCGGCCAGCGCGCCGCAGATGAGCGTGACCACACCGGTGCGTCCCGTCCCGCTCCTGGAGAAGAGAGGTGTCATGCCGTCCGTCCTCAGTGCCGACTTGCCTTTGACGGACGGGTATACGGAGCGGAAGCACCGATCGGATTGGTCGGCGGAGAAAAAGTTTTGGGCACCTCGTGACCCGCGTTTTCGGCCCGCTGATCCGTATCTCCCGCGGGAGGTGTGCGTTCGTGCGGATGCGTGGAGTGCACGGCAGGGCCGGCTGCGGCCACAGAGAGGGGGCCCGGGCGCGGGCGGACGAGCTGCTGGTGCTCGTCGCGGACGGCGACCAGCGGGCGTTCGAGGAGCTGTACGCACTGGTGTCCGGGCCGGTGTACGGGCTCGTACGGCGGGTGGTGCGCGACCTCGCCCAGTCCGAGGAGGTGGCCCAGGAGGTGCTGCTGGAGACCTGGCGCTCGGCCGCCCGGTACGACCCGGGCCGGGGCAGCGCCCTGTCCTGGATCCTCACCCTCGCCCACCGCCGCGCCGTGGACCGGGTGCGCAGCGCCCGCGCGGCCGGCGAACGCGAGCAGCGCGAGGCCCTACGGGCCGGGGAGCCCGCGTTCGACCAGGTCGCCGAGGAGGTCGAGGCCGGCATGGAGCGCGAGTGGGTACGCCGCTGTCTGCGCCGGCTCACCGATCTGCAACGCCAGTCCGTGACCCTCGCCTACTACGACGGCTACACCTACCGTGAGGTGGCCGAGCGGCTGTCGCTGCCGCTCGGTACGGTCAAGACGCGGATGCGCGACGGGCTCACCCGGCTCCGCCAGTGCCTGGGAGGCGCCGCATGAGCATCCTCGGCAAGCTGCTGCGCCGCGAGGACCTGCACTCCCTCGCCGCGCCCTACGCGCTCGACGCCCTCGAACCGGGCGAGCGGCGCCGGTTCGAGAAACACCTGCAAGGGTGCGACCGCTGCGCCGGCGAGGTACGGGAGCTGGCCGAGGACGCGGTCCGCCTCGCCTGGTCCACGGCGGCCCACGCGCCCCCCGCGCTGCGCGAGCGGGTGCTGACCGCCGTACGCACCATCCCGCAGGAGCAGGTCCGGACGCCGGCCCAGGAGCGCACGCCGCAACTGCCGCCGCACGTCTGGGGCACCCAGCCCCCGCCGGGACGCACCCGTACGCCCCGCCCGCGCCCCCTGTTCGTGCCGCTCGCCACGGCCACCGCGGCGGCGGCCCTCGTCGTCGCCTCGCTCTTCGCCGTGCAGGCCCAGCGCACCCAGGACCGGCTCACCGCCGAGCAGGCCCGGGGACGTGAGATCGCCCACGTTCTGGCCGCACCCGACGCCCGCGCCACCACCGGCAAGGACGCACGGGGCCGCGCCATCGGAGTGATCGCTTCCGCCTCGCAGGGAGAAGCCGTCGTCACCCTCAGCGGATACGGCAGCCCGCCCGCCGGCCGCGTCCGTCAGCTCTGGCTCATGCGCCCCCGTGCGCAACCGCGCTCCCTCGGGCTCTTCGCGGGCGACACGCCCTTGGTCGCGAAAGGTCTCGACACCTCCTCGACGTCACTCGCCGTAACCGTCGAGCCTGACGGCGGGTCAGCGCAGCCGACCGGCCAGCCCATTGTCCAACTCACCCTGAAATCGGTCGGATTCGGAGAGTAGTCAACGAAGGATGGTCAACCGCCTTGCGGGGAAGGTGAATCCTGTGGACGCGATACACGCGTGCCCCCCTGGGGCGATAGGGTTACTCTGCCCGGGCCGGGTGGACTCGTACGGGTGGGGAGTGACATGGAGCAGATAACAGTGCGCAGCAGGGCCAGGGTCCCTGCGATCACCTGTGGCAGCAGCGCGACCAGTTCGCGCCTCGACCGCCATCTGTCGGTGCTGGCGGGTCCCGCCGTTCCGCAGCGGGAGACGGCCGAGGCGACCTCGCTGATGCGTGAGCTGACGGCGCGTGACACCGCACAGCAGCGCAGCGACCGGGGCAGGCGGGTCAGCCGCGTCTCCCTCTTCGCGCCGCTGCGCCGACTGCGTCGTTCGCTGTTCGGCGGTCACTGAACAGCCGCTGAGCGGCCATGGAGAGCCGCTGAGCAGCCGCTGAGCGACCGTCGAGCCACCACCGAGCCGCCGCCGACCCGGCCGGGCGGCCCCCGGAACCGCTCCGGGCCGTCGGCGCTCAGGCCACCACACCGTCCCGGCGCATCGCTGCGATCTCGTCGTCCGTCATCCCCACGGCATGCAGCAGCGCCCCGGTGTGCTGCCCGAGCGCGGGCACATCACCCATCCGAGCCTCGTCCCCGCCCGGCAGCGTGATGGGAGGCAGCAGCGCCTTCAACGGCCCCACCGGCGACCCCACCTCACGCCACCGCTCGCGGGCCGCCAGCTGTGGATGCCCGGCCAGTTCGTGCAGGTCACGCAGCCGGGCACAGGCGATCTGGGCCTTCTCCAGCCGGGCCAGCGCCTCCTCGGCGTCCAGCGCGCCGAGCGCCTCCGCCACCAACGCGTCCGTCTTCTCGCGGTTCGCGACCCGTGACGCGTTCGTGGCATACACCGGGTCCGTCCCCAGTTCCGGGCGACCTATGACCTGTTCGGCCAGCCGCCGCCACTCCCGGTCGTTCTGCACGGACAGCAGCACCCGCCCGCCGTCCGCCGTCGGATAGGCGTCGTAGGGCGCGATGACGGCGTGCGCGAGGCCGGTGCGCGCCGGGGGCTCACCTCCGTGCATCGCATGGTGCAGAGGATGCCCCAGCCACTCGGCGAGCGCCTCCAGCATCGACACCTCCACCGGCCCGCCCCGGCCGGTCGTCCCGCGCCGGACGAGCGCCGCCAGGACCCCCGAGAACGCGTACATGGCCGCCGCGATGTCCGCCGCCGGCACGCCCGCCTTCACCGGCTGATCCGGCGTCCCGGTGACCGACACCAGCCCCGCCTCGCACTGCACGAGCATGTCGTACGCCCGCTTGTCCGCGTACGGGCCGAAGGAGCCGTACCCGGAGATGTCCACGGCGATCAGCCGCGGATGCGCCGCGCACAGCGTGGGCGCGTCGAGGCCGAGCCGGGCCGCCGCCCCGTGGGCGAGGTTCTGCACGAACACGTCCGCGTCCGCGATCAGCCGCCGTACGACGTCCAGGCCCCGCGGATCCTTCAGATCCACGGCGATGGACTCCTTTCCGCGGTTGCACCACACGAAGTGCGAGGCGAGACCGCGGGCCGCCGTGTCGTACCCGCGCGCGAAGTCGCCGCCGTCGACCCGTTCCACCTTGATGACCCTGGCCCCCAGATCGGCGAGCTGCCGGGTCGCGAAGGGCGCGGACACCGCCTGTTCGACGGCGACGACGGTGATGCCCTCCAGGGGCAGGGGCTGGGTGTCCGTGGGCTGTTCCATGCCCGGATCATGGCTCGTGACCGACGGGTTTGTCAGTAGTGCGGCGCCGGCCCGTCACCGTTGCCCGTGCGCGTACCGGCGCACGGCGAGCGGCAGGAACAGCGCGGTCAGGGCCAGGCTCCAGGCGAGCGCCCCGGCGACCGGGTGGGCCACCGGCCAGGCGGAGTCCGGCGGGACGGCGGCGTTGCCGAACAGGTCCCGCAGGGCGGCCGTCACCGCGCTGATCGGGTTCCACTCGGCGAGGGTGCGCAGCCGGCCCGGCAGGTGGTCCGTGGGGATGTAGGCGTTGGACAGCAGCGGCAGCACGAAGGAGGAGGCGCCGAGCTGCCCGGCCGCGTCCTCGCTGCGGGTGAGCAGCCCCAGGAAGATCCCGGCGCAGGTGCAGGCGAACCGGAAGAGCAGCAGCAGCCCCACCGCACCGGCCGCGTCGAGCACGGACCCCTCGATCCGCCAGCCCACCGCGAGCCCCACCAGCAGCAGGGGCACGGTCCCGACGCTCGTCACGACGAGGTCCGCGGCCGCCTGTCCCAGCGGGACGGCGGCCCGGCTCACCGGCATCGCGCGGAACCGGTCCGTCACGCCCCGGTGGGTGTCCGCGGCGGCCTGGAACATGCCGGTCATCAACCCGCCCGCCGCGGTCGCGACGAGCAGCCCCGGCACCAGGAAGGACCGGTACTCGCGGCCGGGCATGGCCAGCGCGCTGCCGAACACATAGCCGAAGAAGAGCAGCATGTTGACCGGCATCATCTGGGTGAGGATCGCCAGCCCCGGACTGTTGCGGACCCGGCGCAGCTGCCGGCCGGTCATCGCCAGTCCGTCGTACGCCAACGCGCTCATGCGACAAGCTCCTTGCTGTCGGGGGATCCCTGGCCGGACTCACCGGTGAGCCGCAGGAAGACCTCGTCGAGGGTGGGCGGGCGCAGGCTCGCGTCCAGCAGCGGCACGCCCGCCGCGTCGAGGGCGCGCACCAGGCGCGGCAGGGTGAGGGTCGGGTCGGTGCTGACGGCGCCGACGGCGTTGCGTTCGCGGTCGAACACGGGCTCGCTGCCGGTGAGTTGATCGAGCACGCCCGCCGCCCGCGCCAGTGCCTCCGGGTTCGCGACCACGGCCTCCGCGCGGGACCCGATGAGCGCCTTGAGCTCGGCGGGCGAGCCGGTGTGCGCGACCCGGCCCCGGTCCACCAGGGCGATGTCGTCCGCGAGGTGGTCCGCCTCCTCCAGGTACTGGGTGGTCAGCAGCACGGTCGTACCGTCCGCCCGCAGGTCGCGCACCGCCTGCCAGATGCGGGCGCGGCTGGCCGGGTCGAGTCCGGTGGTCGGCTCGTCGAGGAACAGCACGTCGGGGCGGCGGACGAGACTCGCCGCGAGGTCCAGCCGGCGCCGCATGCCGCCGGAGTAGGTCGAGGCCCTGCGGCCGGCGGCCTCGGTCAGCCCGAAGCGCTCCAGCAGCTCGTCCGCCCGCCCGGCCGGCCCGCGCACCCGGTGCAGCCGGGCGAACAGGCGCAGGTTCTCCCGGCCGGTGAGGTCGCCGTCGACCGAGGCGTACTGCCCGGTCACGGCGATGTGGCGGCGCACCGCGTCCGCGTCCCGGACGAGATCGTGTCCGGCGACCCGCGCCGAGCCGGCGTCCGGCCGCAGCAGCGTGGTCAGCAGCCGTACGGCCGTCGTCTTGCCCGCGCCGTTCGGCCCGAGCAGCCCGCAGACCGACCCCTCGGCCACGGCCAGATCCAACCCGCGCAGGGCGTGCACAGCGCCGAAGCGCTTCTCCAGACCTTCACTAAGTACAGCGTACGTAGTAGCCATGCGGCGACCATACCGCACTACGTACGCTGTACGTAACTAGGATGGTGGCCGAGGTGATGATCCATGGCAGTCCGAGGGGCCGTCCCCGAGGTGATCTGGGCGCGCCCCGAGCGCACCGGCCGGGGGCCCAAGCCGGCGTACACCCGCGACGACATCGCGGCGGCCGCCGTCCGGATCGCCGACGCACGGGGGCTCGACGCGGTGTCCATGCGGCACGTCGCGGCCGAGCTGGGCTGCGGCACGATGTCGCTGTACAACTACGTCCCCCGCAAGGAGGACCTGTACGAGCTCATGGTGGACGCGGTCAGCGCGGAGCAGGTCCCGTGGGAGCCGAGCGGGGACTGGCGGGCCGACATGCTCCGGGTGGCCCGGGAGACGCGGTCGCTGATGCACCGGCATCCCTGGGTGCCGCGGCTGATGTCCCCGGTGTACGGCGTGAGCCCGCATGCTCTGCGGTATCTGGAGCACTGCCTGGCCTGCCTGGACCCGCTGGAGGAGTCGTACGGCACCAAGCTGGAGCTCGTCGCGATGCTGAACGGCGTGGTGACGACGTACGTCCGCAATGAGCTCGACACGGCGGAGCGGGTGCGGGCGCTGCCGTGGTCGGAGGACGAGGAGAACGCGGTCCGGGTCGCGTATCTCGGGCGGCAGGTCGCCTCCGGCGCGTATCCGAGGATGGCGGCGGCGTTCGCGGAGGACGCGGGGCCGATCGATCTGGAGGCGGTGTTCGAGCGGGCGTTGGGGCGGGTGCTCGACGGCTTCGACCCGCACCGCGGCGACCGGTGAACCGGGAGCGCGTGGGGCGTCAGCTCATGCTCGTCGAACAGACGCTGACGGCCGCTCGCCGCCACGGCGTCCCGCTGTGGCTGCGAGGCGGCTGGGCCATGGACTTCTTTCTGGGGGAAGTCACCCGGGACCACGGCGACATCGACTGGTTCGCCCGGGCCGAGGACGCGGCGTCGCTCGCCGGGCTGCTGGCGGGGCTCGGCCACACACCGGTCCCCGGACCCCCGCCCGACCTCCAGCTCGACCTCGTCAAGGACGGGCTGGACAGCAGCTTCACCCTGGTGGACCGGGACGCGGCGGGACGCGTGGTCGTCGCGGGCGGGCCCTGGGCCGGAACCCCGTGGCCGGACGGGCTGTTGGATGCGGAGCCGGGCCGGATCGGAGACGTCGAGGCGCCGATCGTCAGCCCTCCGGCCCAGATCGAGATCAAGCGCATGATGCCCGTCTGGGATCCCTCACGGCCTCGTCGTGCCAAGGACGCCGAGGACGTCGCACGGCTGGAGGCCGCCCTGAAGCTCCGCTAGACCAGGGTGAACTGGCCTTCCGGGCCCTCCTCGTGATGGTCCAGGACGGAGGCGGGGCGGCGGGAGGCGTCGGGTACCGGCAGGACGCCCGCCTCCCGGAGGTCGGTCGCCGTGATCGGGGCTGCCACCTTCAACTCGGCGCGCCGGGGCCGCAGTTCGGCCAGCAGGGCCAGGACCGTGATCAGTTCCAGGAGTTCCGACGTCCAGGTCTGCGGCCAGGTGGCCGGGCGGATCGCGGCCAGGGTGCCTGGTTCGGCGGGGGTCGTGCGGGTGGTGAACCAGGACTCCAGGACCCGGACTCCGGCCACCTCGTGGTCCCAGGCCTCCGGCGGGACGGGGGAGATGCGGCCCTCGTCGAGGTGGAGGGTCTCGTCGTCCGCGTCGTAGAGCAGAGTGCCGGGCCGGGGCGGCAGGGGCGCGCGGACGTAGGGGCGGCGGCCGCCCGGCAGCTTGGGGCGTTCACCGTCGCGGCGCATCAGCCACAGCATGCGGCGGCCCACTTCGACTCCGGCCGACCAGAGCTCGGGGTCGTCGGTGAGCGGGACGGTCAGGTCGGGGCCGGTGGCGGTCAGGATCCAGGCGAGGACGTCGACCGGAGCGGGCATCCCGCCCAGGCGGTCGCCGAGGTGGGCCGTCAGGCCCGGAGCGAGATTCGGTTCACTGCCGCCGGGGCGGCGGTACAGCGGGCGGACGCGGCCGGTGCGCAGAGTGGGCAGCAGCGAGGTCGCCAGGAGCGGGTCGGCCCCGTCCCCCGTCTCCACCGTGAAGACCTGGTGCGCGTCCGCCACCCGCCACAACTCCGGGCGCGCGGTGTCGATCAGCCGGTGGTCCGGGATCAGCCACTGCTCGTCGAAGGGCGCCGCCAGGACGCGGACCGGCTCGGCGCAGGGTCCCTCGGCGCGGGCCAGCCGCTCGGTTCCGGTGGAATGGCCGGGGAGTTGGCCCACCGCCGAGCCGAGGGTGCGGGCCCGGGTCGGCTCGAAGAGGGCCTCGCGGTCCGGGCCCTCGGCCTTGAGCAGCGCCTCCCAGCGGGCCTTCAGCGAGCCCGGATCAGGAGCCGTCGGCCAGGCACGGCCCGGTCGCAGCGGTGCGACGGACCACGGCATGAGGTCCGCCAGCAGCGGAGCGTCGTCGTGCGTCACGCAGGGCATGGTACGGCCTGGACCGGACCCGGTATCAGGTCGCGTCCAGGGTCACCGTGAACGAGAAACGGTCCCCCCGGTACTGGATCACCGCCACGTCCAGCACCCGTCCGTCACTGTCGTACGTCACCCCCGTGTAGTGCAGGATCGGACTCAGCAACGGAACCTGGAGCAGCCGGGCGGTCTCCGGATCGGCCAGCCTCGCCTCCACCGTGTCCGTGATGCGGCTGATGTCCGCCCCGACCACGTCCCGCAGCACCTTCGTCATCGGCCAGCGGACCAGGTCCTCCAGGTCGATGCGCGCGCCGAGTTCGGGGCGCACGTGGTTCACCGCGTGGTTGGTCGGCTCGCCGGTCTTCTCGTCGCTGCGGAGGCGGTGGTACGTCATCACCTCCGCGAGGCCGGGGAAGTACTCGGTGACACCGGCGGGCACCGGTGTCATGCCGTGGTCCAGCAGTTCCGTCGTCATCCCGGACTGCTGGGCCACGATCGCGTCGACCGAGCCCAGCAGCCGGACGGGCGCGCCCCGCCGGACGCCGGGCTCGATGAACGTGCCGCGCCGCCGGTGGCGGCTGATCAGTCCCTCGTCCTCCAGCTCCTTCAGCGCCTGCCGCATGGTGAGCACGCTCACGCCGTAGTGCTCCGCCAGCTGCTCCTCCGTGGGCAGCCGCAGCGGGTCCTCGGGGGAGCGGCCGAGTATCGAGGCGCGCAGCGACTGCGACACCTGGTACCACAGCGGCAGCTTGCGGTTCAGGACGATCGAATCCGGAGCGAAGGAGGTCACTTGGCTATCCGTACCCGTCGATGAACGTCAGGCGCAACACAGGCGTCATGGGGGCTCAGCCGCGGAAATGGCGCTCGAGGCCCCGCCACACGTCGTCGTAGCGCTGCTGGAGGTGGTCCGCGCCGGCCGCGTGCGGGGTGAGGGTCACCGGCCAGCGGGTCTCGAACATGAACGCCAGCCCGTCGTCGATCTTCTGCGGCTTCAGCTCGGCCGCGCTCGCCCTGTCGAAGGTCTCCCGGTCCGGGCCGTGTGCCGACATCATGTTGTGCAGCGAGCCGCCGCCGGGCACGAAGCCCTCCGCCTTGGCGTCGTACGCGCCCTCGACCAGGCCCATGTACTCGCTCATCACGTTCCGGTGGAAGTACGGCGGCCGGAAGGTGTCCTCGCCCACCAGCCAGCGTGGGGCGAAGACGACGAAGTCGACACCCGCCAGGCCAGGGGTGTCCGAGGGGGAGGTCAGGACCGTGAAGATGGACGGGTCCGGGTGGTCGTAGGAGATGGTGCCGATCACATTGAAACGGCGCAGGTCATAGATGTACGGCACATGGTTGCCGTGCCAGGCGACCACATCGAGGGGGGAGTGGTCGTAGGTGGCCGTCCAGAGGTTGCCGCAGAACTTGTTCACCACCTCCACCGGGCCGGTCAC includes:
- a CDS encoding tetratricopeptide repeat protein, which codes for MGPRGQDEDMDGQKDSGGPTTGGGPAAGGGPAAGGGPAAGGGPTLATAPTVATEPTPAAGPTVATEPTPATAPTVATEPTPATGPTVATEPVLAAGPTVAAEEPSESASDVGPDQRVAAVRRFAAAGRRWRTAQLAGCAALLAVALTGGAIALGAGPAPATVPAASTAVDPGALGGGDLDAGIATLQAHLRTQPKDSGSWATLGLAYVEQARTKGDPSRYPQADKALRRSLALAPGNDQALAGQAALAAARHDFKDALTYADRALRQNPYSERALSSRVDALVELGQYAQASKAAGTADARKPGVPVFTRYAYVHELRGDVATARRVLEQALAGATSPGDTAYVAAQLGQLAWNQGDYRTALTYYARALAADDTYLPALEGRARAQAASGDRASAIKGMETVVSRYPLPGPLVELGELYEARGAAGDRARARRQYALVDAWIALARANGVNADLDTALAAADHGDKAAALRAARAEWARRHTVHTADALAWALHANGRDAEALPYARRATATGYRNAAFLYHRGMIELATGHRAAGRASLTSALRLNPGFSPLGAAEARKALGAAK
- a CDS encoding ATP-binding cassette domain-containing protein — its product is MATTYAVLSEGLEKRFGAVHALRGLDLAVAEGSVCGLLGPNGAGKTTAVRLLTTLLRPDAGSARVAGHDLVRDADAVRRHIAVTGQYASVDGDLTGRENLRLFARLHRVRGPAGRADELLERFGLTEAAGRRASTYSGGMRRRLDLAASLVRRPDVLFLDEPTTGLDPASRARIWQAVRDLRADGTTVLLTTQYLEEADHLADDIALVDRGRVAHTGSPAELKALIGSRAEAVVANPEALARAAGVLDQLTGSEPVFDRERNAVGAVSTDPTLTLPRLVRALDAAGVPLLDASLRPPTLDEVFLRLTGESGQGSPDSKELVA
- a CDS encoding CaiB/BaiF CoA transferase family protein, which translates into the protein MEQPTDTQPLPLEGITVVAVEQAVSAPFATRQLADLGARVIKVERVDGGDFARGYDTAARGLASHFVWCNRGKESIAVDLKDPRGLDVVRRLIADADVFVQNLAHGAAARLGLDAPTLCAAHPRLIAVDISGYGSFGPYADKRAYDMLVQCEAGLVSVTGTPDQPVKAGVPAADIAAAMYAFSGVLAALVRRGTTGRGGPVEVSMLEALAEWLGHPLHHAMHGGEPPARTGLAHAVIAPYDAYPTADGGRVLLSVQNDREWRRLAEQVIGRPELGTDPVYATNASRVANREKTDALVAEALGALDAEEALARLEKAQIACARLRDLHELAGHPQLAARERWREVGSPVGPLKALLPPITLPGGDEARMGDVPALGQHTGALLHAVGMTDDEIAAMRRDGVVA
- a CDS encoding anti-sigma factor, with the translated sequence MSILGKLLRREDLHSLAAPYALDALEPGERRRFEKHLQGCDRCAGEVRELAEDAVRLAWSTAAHAPPALRERVLTAVRTIPQEQVRTPAQERTPQLPPHVWGTQPPPGRTRTPRPRPLFVPLATATAAAALVVASLFAVQAQRTQDRLTAEQARGREIAHVLAAPDARATTGKDARGRAIGVIASASQGEAVVTLSGYGSPPAGRVRQLWLMRPRAQPRSLGLFAGDTPLVAKGLDTSSTSLAVTVEPDGGSAQPTGQPIVQLTLKSVGFGE
- a CDS encoding DUF4331 domain-containing protein, coding for MTPLFSRSGTGRTGVVTLICGALAAGGLTAAGAAALAPGAASASSHREAPLISGTPQYDNTDLYAFVSPDKPDTTTIVANWIPFEEPAGGPNFYTFADDAQYDLHIDSNGDARDDMVFRYTFKTHTKNGNTFLYNTGPVTSLDDPDLNITQTYDIDLLRLKNDHVMSRTRLADNVPVAPSDVGKASMPDYGKLRAQAVYKTPGGAATFAGQADDPFFADLRVFDLLYGGNLSEVGRDTLKGYNVNTIALQVPNDLIRESAGQPIVGIWSTTQRRNAQGYYTQVSRLGNPLVNEVVNPQKDKDRFNASQPAYDAQFLKNVTNPELPKLIESIYKIKAPSEPRNDLVDVFLKGVKGLNQPPNVRASEELRLNTSVKPAMHPKRLGVLDGDNAGFPNGRRLTDDVIDEALQVVEGELVGSKNDLGDAVDKNDKGFEKYFPYVAEPTSGSRGPLAKGTTAGTDVRSQLGDALQPAGSSAGGSDNTVLIAASAASGAAGILLLGTAVGWWRRRIRRPY
- a CDS encoding sigma-70 family RNA polymerase sigma factor, whose amino-acid sequence is MRGVHGRAGCGHREGARARADELLVLVADGDQRAFEELYALVSGPVYGLVRRVVRDLAQSEEVAQEVLLETWRSAARYDPGRGSALSWILTLAHRRAVDRVRSARAAGEREQREALRAGEPAFDQVAEEVEAGMEREWVRRCLRRLTDLQRQSVTLAYYDGYTYREVAERLSLPLGTVKTRMRDGLTRLRQCLGGAA
- a CDS encoding ABC transporter permease, coding for MSALAYDGLAMTGRQLRRVRNSPGLAILTQMMPVNMLLFFGYVFGSALAMPGREYRSFLVPGLLVATAAGGLMTGMFQAAADTHRGVTDRFRAMPVSRAAVPLGQAAADLVVTSVGTVPLLLVGLAVGWRIEGSVLDAAGAVGLLLLFRFACTCAGIFLGLLTRSEDAAGQLGASSFVLPLLSNAYIPTDHLPGRLRTLAEWNPISAVTAALRDLFGNAAVPPDSAWPVAHPVAGALAWSLALTALFLPLAVRRYAHGQR